The genomic region AGCCAGTCTATTAGCGCGCTTGACCTAGAAGGACACGCATTCCGATTTCCGATACATAGTTTATCATTTCGATTTGGGCTCATATTTCTGGATATGGCTTTGATTAGTTCCATCTTTTCTATTACCCTGTTAAAAATTCCATTCTATCCGCGTCGAATTGAAAACTtctcgggcgcgatcccaggagacgaaggttcgattcctgccggttcgcaatttttgatgtgtatttaaagattatttagaaacttctctttttgaagtcggttgaaaAAAGGATGATTATTTTAacgtaataaatttattattagtattataaaCTCAATCGATGTAATCAAGAAAGTGAAGTTTGTCCCAAATGTGAAACAGAACGCATCATTTGTAGGACAACCGACAAAATAACAATAGGTTATGATTATGAATTGCCATGCCATGTGAAGAGAAAACTTGAAGACTAGGAAATAGATTCCACCATACTATTGTTTTCTTGGATTTTCACATGTGACATACTTTAAAACGATTATTTATTAGCTGTATAGGTATTCCATTTACGTTGTGTGTATTTTGTAAGCATTCTCCATAGAGATCATTCATCCAAGGCATTCTCCAATCCGTGCAAAACCTAGAATTACCTAGGTTGATAGGTATACATCAATGAGTAGCTTTATAAGTAGTGTACGTAAACGAAATCAATTTTTAGTTACATACCAGCAAGACCTGACGAGTTggtagttattttaaaatgataagTACCTACGGTGTATTTGGTGTTTTGAAAATAATGACCATTTGCCAAAAATACTCGTAGGTAACTCATGACTTTTTTTTATCATGTAATTCCTCCCGAATATTACTTTGTTGTTAATGTTtagtataatttttgattttggtTTACGtaggtaacatttttttttactagaaTCAGTACAAGTAGACTGTCCTGTTTTTTctcatataggtataataactGATAGTACAAAAATACTTTACAATGTCCAATATTTGCTCAGTGATAAGTGAAATAGCTATTTAGGAACATCTACTTCCTTATACTAAGTAGATAAACGTTTTACGGTAAAAACAAATCATCAAAGCAAAACCTATCTAACTATCTAGACAATCTAGTATCTATGTAGAGCAAGGCTTAAAAGTAACAGAGAAGTCATTTAAAAGTAcataggtagttacctacaacTAGAGTCTTATCAAAATTTCATGGCTTTAATGTCTAtatttcttgcatttcacgagggtgaaaaatgtgaaagtgtggatgtttggatgtttagatgtttggatgtttgttactcaattacgcaaaaacggctgagcggattttgattaaatttggaatggagatagattataccctggagtaacacataggctacattttatcccggaaaatcaaacagttcccacgggatttttaaaaacctaattccacgcgtacgaagtcgcgggcatcagctagtattggtATAAGTaaagtacagtatgcggccgaaagtaatgtacatcgacctttagaatgacatttcggctttgtagaacgttgtctctgtcactcatagctatataacattttgtcggtcacaacgacagagacagtgctctacaaatctgttatcttcttctaaaggtcgatatacatttgttagcttattgaagttagtttaatgaattaccCGAAAATCCACGAGTTCTCACGGGAATTCAAAACCGTAAACAAAGTCGCGGACAATCAGCTAGTTGTGCTTATGTAAAAATGCTTTTCTTTTTCTATAAATAAGCCTGGCCCATTGTAAGAGCGAGTTGAACGTCCTCGCTTTGCACTTGTATTTTTGTTTCATGCCGAATTTAGGCATTATTACTCGACCGTGTAGCCACATCACTTTCTCCGGCGCGCATTGACAACACGACAAACCTACTTAGCCGCTCGTAATCAACCTCTTTTCTCGGTCAAATTAAAgggaaatttaattttaaattatacttaactgCTAGTTAAATGTGAGTTGAGCTTTTACGTGAGTTTCTATGACTAGCTCTCTTAGGTGCTAGTAAGTACCCACTGTAACATATCAAGACCAttatcatcaactgatagacgtccactgccggTGTTTACTCCTGGGTGACTGCCGGACAGGTCTCTTGTCTTGCCACGTTCTTGCGCTGTCTGGATCCAGCGGATCCCGGCGACCTATAGTGGGGGGACTGCTAGCGCTGCGCTTTCCcgtgcgaggttgccatcctagcaccttgggagtggggaccctaacgtctatccgATTTTCGAACTATGGGCCCAAGTCacgtcagcttcgcaacccgtttaaCTATGTCGTTGCTCTagttcctcatttctgatttaatcacgtagagaacTGAGAAACTCCAAGCGACTCTCAGTCAATGTCCAGGGCAATGCCCGCTGAGTCAATCTGAGCTTTTTATGAGGCGCATAGTTAGCGACcgtgtctcggatccatatgtcacatcactggcaacacgcactgttcgaagtcTTTGGCTTTAATCACTGAGAAATGTCGGACGAGAAGATATCTCAAAGCTTCCTGCTGCCCAGCTGAGTTGAATTCTCTTTATCTGGTCTACCTTCAATGTCGCAATGTTCTACtactattaagtaagtattctcCGGACTCCGGTTCTACCCACACATTAAAAGGTAGAGTCGCATAGTCTACTCTATTATGTTCTAcactataggtataggtagaacATGAAATGATAGGGtaggttaggtatatttttatcttaagACAAGAATGaggaaaataaaactttaaaaaagcaGAATTGTATCACTTTATACATGAATACCACGAACTCCGAGCTTTCCTCCGGTAGCGGCTGGCGACTGCGACTTTCTTCGCGACGCGCGACGTTGCGTAACACCACTCACTGCACCCAGCATCGCCCAGGCTTCGATCCATTATCTAATTGTTACATCAGCCATTATACAACGGAACTACCTATGCTATTGACATTCgttaatacttaataggtaggaGTCACTTTTGAAACTATCTCTTGATATTGACATAATTTTTTTGGGAGTTCTACAGCGAAACGGAAGGGCGAGCTTAGAAGTAATGGATGACGACTTTCACGGGGGGCGAAATCCTGGATTGaaggaaattatttttgaaattgctATTCTAGCTATAGCTATCCACCGTTAGTCCTTAATGCAAtcataattaattttcaatagaagtaagtaggtatattaatgaATACAGATTTCGAACAATTATACTTTTATCATACTTATCTTAGCAtagattacctacctagttaggtacattttattcgtataaattaCAATCTTTATATTTACGTTCGCAGATTTTGCTTCTAGAATTAATCTCTTCGCTGGTCGGCAGATGTCGATACATAAACGACGCACCGCGCGCTTTCTTGTCTAATCCATCAACTTCACTAAACACAGCCTTTTGCATTTTGCTTACGAAAGGAGTAATCTTGCAAACTAAAAGCCGTATACAACTAGTTTCTTCATCAGATTCCTGGTCTGGTATTAGATCTTCTATATGTTCTGGCAAGGATTCATTTTTAGCCGTAGTAATAAGATCCTGAAGTCTTTGGGAGTTTTTGTTAAGAATCCACGTTGTAAGATCTTCGGAACGGTATTGTCGGTTTGGATTCCTTGGTCCTGCTAGAAATGATGTTATCTGTAAAGATAAAAACACTTATCTTAGGATACCTACTGGCCATAGATCCGATACCGTTAAAACTCTTAGGTTGTCTCTATgaaaatattctaaaaaattaaaaaaatacttcaaTATTGAGCACTAAGCGTTTTAACCaaaataacggtgaaggaaaaaatcgtgaggataCACCTAcgtgtctgagagttctccataatgttttcaaagttgtgtgaggtgtgccaatccgcacttgaccagcgtgataGACTTTGGCGAAATCTTTGTCAATCTGAGAAGAGAactgtactcagtagtgagccggcgatgggttgatcatgacgatgaacCAGGTGACCTGATGCTATGCCCCTTATAAATATCTGCAGCATATTATGAGGTACTGCATATAGCATAATTATGACGATAGTTTATTTTCCCTTTGTCGTACTTTGGAAGGAACCACAAGAAGCGGGTTCAACAATTTGTATACCTATGTGCGAGGTAAAAATGAACTGGAGTAACGGGCAGTCATGGAAGTaactaagtattaagtataccaGAAACCTAGTACGCTACTAGGACGTACCGGATAGGCACCGATAATTTGTGATCGTAGGACACTGTGGCGTGCTTATAATATAAtgtcgttaataataaattatacttagggctaacttgtatctgaataaataaataaaacttataattACCATCTGAGCAACAAATATGAGAGCATTGACAGCAACAGCGCTAATCTGCCTCGGTTGAAGACCCAATAAACGTACTAAGTGACGCAGTGGAGATATGGAAAGTGGAACCTCATTGATATTGTAATTAGGTCTGCTTTCCTCTGACTCCTCATCACTGTCGGGGGATTTATCGAGGTAACTGTCCGACGACGGTTGTCTTTTCACCGGCAGAGGTTGGAAAGCGCGAACAACGAAATCCGCGACCTTCAAAGCAATCGATTCAGATcctgaaagaattttttttcttgtaggtCTACCTGcgaataatatgtacctacctacttgtatctaataataaaaaccgaatAAATATCGAAATCTTGTTCTCTTGGTCGATTTGTATGCGGAAGGAAATGGGaatccaccgcattattatctcaAGAAAACTTACTTACCTACGTGATTAATGAAGTCACGCCCCTCACCAATGAGGAATAGGATACATAaattcaaatgttttatttttatttcaaaaagtcAATTAGGAGCCAAGTTAAATCAATCAGGagttatttatataggtaggtacttagtcgtTTGTGAATTGCGATAGTCCCGTCAAAATCGCTACAACCGTTTCGAagattaacagacagacagacgttgtacaaaaatatacaattaagtaggtaggtacctaataaaaaatttgaaataatcTAGTTCAGAAATTAGATAAAGGTTTAGTCAGATTTTACTTACCCAAAAATTCCTGAGCGATTTTCATTCCACTATTTATGTGATGCAAAATGCTATCACTTCGGCGATTTTCATTTCCCGTCACGAACTGGAACATTAGAAAGCAAAGTACAAGTGATGCCATCTCGAAGCCGCGGCCGTTATTACAATGAGACGAACTGCGATGGTTGCCTCAATCTTCAGAGCTAGGCTACGCTTCGGTTCTCAATGTAATAGCAGCGCATGCGCAAGCTTTGCAGTAGAGCAGAAAAATTGTCATTGTTTTCTTAGAATACAGGCTgctctataaaatattaatatagttATTTTTGTTAAGAAAAACCAGTATGCCAAGTACAGTTTGAATTATTTTGTTTGGCTTTGTtgatgtaatttaaaattaggcTTCTAAATACTGCTAATAGATGTCCTTACTAGTATCAATAAGTAacattttaattcaaataagtaaTTTGTCTTACATCGTCGGACCactaaactttatttttacCCCCTCCGATGTAAAAAGAGTGGTGTTGTAAGTTTGACTCAATACCTTCAATACCTTTTTATCGATATACTTAGGCAAACTTTTTTTGTCTATAATTTTGCAAGCAAATTTTTTTACCGCAATTTTCAgacaacttttttaaattattatttacttaggtGTCAGTAATTTCTACGCACACGGAGAGTTTAATAGTTTTACGCACTGCAAAATTGGCTGCAATTAAcaattttttcacaaaataaataaattaataggtaggtaggtaagtagactCAACTACTCACAAAAATAGCTGCAGGTACAAAACTACAATTTTATCTGTTACATAGAGAACCAACAAATTAATAAActtgtacctaggtaggtacctacttttgtttATGGGAGCTTTTCTAAGTTTTCCTGAGATTTTCACCAGGAAAAGTGTTAAAATGAAACACGTtgacgtaagtaggtatagccgATATTTGCTTATTTTCGTCAGACGAGCtgtgtataggtaggtagtaggtagaggtattttatacctacagttATAGTATAGGCAGCGCATAGTATCTATAATGGGAGACGTAGCCATCAAAGGGTTAATTTGCTTATAGGTCAGTACTcgtagacataatattatgatgtcctTACATATATGAGAAAAATCCCCAAGCAGCCTCGTTGATTTTACCGCTACTTGACTGTTGCGCTCAGCAGACCACAATAATCTTTCACGCcatctctataatgttctcacatAGCATATCCAGTTGTCACTTGAACTTCCCGAATAACCATCCCCGTACAACAATGCTACGTTACCTTGTTATTATTTCGACTCTGTACAAAACAATCAGTGCTGATTTAACTACAGAAGAAGTCCAATATCTTAACGAATTGAGCATAGATAAGCTATTACGATTGAAGAATTCATTGAAAGAATTTGCACCTGAATACGACAATGTGACAGCGAACACCCCGTCTCTTCTCTCAAGATTTGGAGCTCAAGCCATGGC from Maniola hyperantus chromosome 16, iAphHyp1.2, whole genome shotgun sequence harbors:
- the LOC117989770 gene encoding uncharacterized protein, coding for MASLVLCFLMFQFVTGNENRRSDSILHHINSGMKIAQEFLGSESIALKVADFVVRAFQPLPVKRQPSSDSYLDKSPDSDEESEESRPNYNINEVPLSISPLRHLVRLLGLQPRQISAVAVNALIFVAQMITSFLAGPRNPNRQYRSEDLTTWILNKNSQRLQDLITTAKNESLPEHIEDLIPDQESDEETSCIRLLVCKITPFVSKMQKAVFSEVDGLDKKARGASFMYRHLPTSEEINSRSKICERKYKDCNLYE